One window of the Clostridium sp. MB40-C1 genome contains the following:
- a CDS encoding sodium-dependent transporter encodes MKKSREQWGTKAGFLLAAIGSAVGLGNIWRFPYVAYSNGGGAFLIPYFFAIFTAGIPLLILEYGMGHKFRGSTPLAIARANKKWEWLGWWPIISAVIILSYYSMILSLAMKYLTLSFKKLWGNDTNNYFYNEVLKLSSSPFEFGGIIVPILIGITLIWLINWFICYKGIKAGIEKLSKILLPTLLIIMIIIVIKGVTLEGASLGLNTLFTPDWQKVKDPKVWIAAYGQVFFSLSIATGIMMTYSSYLPKKTDINNSAFMTAFANCGFEFLSAIGVFAILGFMATNQGVAVDKVVSSGIGLAFIAFPKVFSVMGTWGNILSVLFFTCLIFAGLTSAVSLVEAISSAIIDKTGWERKKVVTGILFVGFLISISFATRAGLYLLDIMDNFINNYGIVVVGLLETILVGWIIKPKTIRDHTNSVSYYRIGKWWDVIIKCVNPIVLTFILAQSLITEMRTPYGGYHLPALLVYGWGIILIGIIGAILISKQPWRDNINLKNE; translated from the coding sequence ATGAAAAAATCCAGAGAACAATGGGGAACAAAAGCAGGGTTCCTACTTGCAGCTATTGGTTCTGCTGTAGGATTAGGTAATATATGGAGATTTCCTTATGTAGCTTATTCAAATGGAGGTGGTGCTTTCTTAATTCCATATTTTTTCGCTATATTCACCGCAGGAATACCTCTATTAATTCTTGAATATGGAATGGGTCATAAATTTAGAGGTTCAACACCACTAGCAATAGCAAGAGCAAATAAAAAATGGGAGTGGCTTGGTTGGTGGCCTATAATTAGCGCAGTTATAATTTTGTCATATTATTCAATGATTTTGAGTTTAGCTATGAAGTACTTAACATTAAGCTTTAAAAAATTATGGGGAAATGACACTAACAACTATTTTTACAATGAAGTATTAAAATTATCATCATCACCTTTTGAATTTGGAGGTATAATTGTTCCAATACTAATAGGAATAACTTTAATTTGGTTAATTAACTGGTTTATATGTTATAAAGGGATAAAAGCCGGAATTGAAAAATTAAGCAAAATATTATTGCCAACTCTATTGATAATAATGATAATTATAGTAATAAAGGGAGTAACTCTAGAAGGCGCTTCTTTAGGTCTAAACACACTATTTACACCAGATTGGCAGAAAGTTAAAGATCCTAAGGTTTGGATTGCAGCATATGGACAAGTGTTTTTTTCATTAAGTATAGCTACAGGAATTATGATGACTTATTCTAGTTATCTTCCTAAAAAAACAGATATAAATAATAGTGCATTCATGACTGCTTTTGCTAATTGTGGATTTGAATTTTTATCTGCAATCGGAGTTTTTGCAATACTTGGCTTTATGGCAACAAATCAAGGAGTAGCTGTTGATAAAGTGGTATCTAGTGGCATAGGTCTTGCATTTATAGCATTTCCTAAAGTATTTTCAGTAATGGGAACATGGGGAAACATATTATCTGTATTATTCTTTACTTGCTTGATATTTGCAGGATTAACATCAGCAGTATCCTTAGTTGAAGCAATCTCCTCAGCAATAATAGATAAAACAGGATGGGAACGTAAAAAAGTAGTAACAGGAATTTTATTTGTAGGCTTTCTTATAAGTATTTCCTTCGCTACTAGAGCAGGGTTATACCTACTAGATATTATGGATAACTTTATTAATAATTATGGAATAGTTGTAGTTGGATTACTAGAAACTATTTTAGTTGGATGGATTATAAAACCTAAAACAATTCGTGACCATACAAATTCAGTATCTTATTATAGAATAGGCAAATGGTGGGATGTAATTATTAAATGTGTAAATCCAATTGTTTTAACTTTCATTTTGGCACAAAGTCTTATTACGGAAATGCGTACACCTTATGGTGGATACCATTTACCAGCATTATTAGTCTATGGATGGGGAATTATTTTAATAGGAATTATAGGTGCAATCTTAATAAGTAAACAACCATGGAGAGATA